TGCCGCCTTCAGGAATCCCATGGTTAAGCCGCTCGATGACGAGATGGTCGAGGCTAATGGCTGCTGGGTTTGCAGTACCGTCATTACGCCAATGGCGTAGTGGAAGTATTGCGTGGCGCGGGTCTGCGAAGGTGAGGTGTGATGAGTCCTGCGATTGAGGGGTGAGGTAGCTTAGACACCAACCCTCACATTTGCTGATGGTTACTTTGGCGCGCAGTTTATAAAGTGAAAGTTTTTTGATGAGCGCCTCGGCTGTATCGTTGCGAACATCAAGCCAGTAGCCGTCGTCACGTTTGATGATGAAAAAGTCGTAATTCCATTTGCCCTGCGGCGATAGCATCGCGCTGAAGATGGGTGCGTGGTCTGCATTCGCAATATCTTGCGTGATGATGCCTTGCAGGAAGGAGCTTGCGTCCTCACCAACAATACTAATCAGCGCCCGCGAATGATCAATCAGTTGCATGACTTCTATATAGGGTGAATTTCGCGACTGTCTAATGAATCGTCGAGAGGCCGCGTATGAATTGGAACTGGCTTGGCTTAATAAGCTCGGTGTGCGCCACGGTGACGGAGTGGATTTTGCCGTCCAACTCGCGATTCCAGAAATCGATGAATTTTGTTAGCACAGGAAATTTGGGTGCAAGATCCAACTCTTGCCAGACAAAGCTTTGTAGTAATTTCGGATGATCGGGCATGTGGTAGAGAATTTCGGCCGTCGTAAGGCGGTAATCTCTCACCATCTTTTCAAAGTCTTCGCGTTCGTTTTTCGCCATACGCCTCTATTATATAGCAGAAATTTGCGTTCGTGAAAACGCTGTTTTCATTAGAAGGGGCATTGACCCCGCCGCTACGCGGCTCGACTACCGGCTACGCGGTCTGACGTGCATGGCAAAAAGGACACGCCAGATTGTGAACATTTTAGATAAGTGTTTGAAAAATTATTTTATTTTGTGATTGGCGCGCGATTTGCTACCTTAAACCTATGCGCCGTATTTTCCTAATCACTGCGATGGTTTTTGCTTCGTCCGCACAATTGGCGGTGGCGGACGCGCTGATTGATGGCGCAAAACAATGTACCCAGTATTTCCCCACGGAAGAGCAAAACCGCGCGATTCCAGTGCATTTGCTTGCGGCGATCTCGACAACGGAAACAGGTCGCTATCATGAAGGACTAGGCATGGCAGTGCCATGGCCTTGGACCATTAACGTAGAAGGTAAGGGCTATTATTATAGCTCGAAGGCGGAGGCGATTTCCGCCACGCAGAAGTTTCTGGCGCAAGGTAAACGCTCGATCGACGTAGGCTGCATGCAGGTGAATCTCAAGCATCACCCGAAAGCGTTTCGCAATCTCAATGAGGCGTTTGATCCTGCGACTAATGTTGGCTATGCCGCACGATTCTTGAGCGAAAATTTTGCTGAAATGGGCAACTGGATCAAAGCGGCGGCATCGTATCATTCGCGTACGACGAGTCGTGGTAATGCGTATCTTGGTCGCGTTGAAAAGAATTGGACGAGCATTGTCAATAAAGTGCGTGCAGCTCGTGGCGAACAGCAAGTTGCTTCTGCTGCTCCTGCCATGAAAGCGCAGGCGGCAATGCCAAGCGTGATTACTCACCGAGCGGGTAACCGAATTAATAGTACGCATGGTGTGCGTATGATTGAGGTGAGCCAAGAGCCAACCGTAGCAAGAGCGCAGCGTAGTGATGTGTTGGTCATTCGTACGGCGCAAGCGGAGCAGACGCGCTATCAAGGGCCCGCAGAGGCGACGATCACACGTAGTGTTTCCCAAAGCAGTATTGACAGGCCGGCTGCGCAGAGTAATGTGAGCGCACGTCAACCAAACTTTGTATTTGCAAACTAATGACCCAGACCTTTGAAACGATTCAAGCAATCAGCCGCGAAGTCGCTTGTGATGGCGGCGGTGGTGCGCTTGGCCACCCAAAAGTGTATTTGCATATCGACCAAGATAAGGGTGACAAAGTCGTGTGTCCTTACTGCAGTCGCACCTATATTTATCGTGAAGGGAAAGCTGCATGAGCGGTACATTGCCCATCATTCTCATCGGCTTCATGATTGCTACGGCGATTGTGTTGGTAATCGGTATTTTTCTGATGGCGCAGGGTGGTGAAGCAAACCGCAAGTACGGTAATAAGATGATGGTGATGCGTGTCGTGCTCCAAGCTTGCGCACTCGCTACCTTTGCAGCATTGCTCGTTTCAAAAGCCTAATAGATATATGCGCTCAAGCGGCGCTGAGCCTAAGGCTCTTAATGTGCTTTCAACCAGCAGTTTTTAATTTGATGCGCTGCACTGCAAGCGCTTGCATTTTAAAACAAAAACCCGCACACTCCCCTGAACAAGGAGTTCTCGATGCGTATTCTCGTACCGGTCAAAAGAGTTGTCGATTACAACGTCAAAATTCGTGTGAAGCCTGACCAATCAGGTGTGGAACTGGCGAACGTCAAAATGTCGATGAATCCATTCGACGAAATCGCCATGGAAGAGGCGATTCGCTTGAAAGAAAAAGGTATCGCTACGGAAGTGATCGCCGTTTCGATGGGCGCTAAGACAAGCGAGGAAACGCTTCGCACAGCACTTGCGCTTGGTGCGGATAAAGCCATTTTGGTGCAAACCGAGGGCGCGATTGAACCGCTTGTTGCTGCAAAATTATTGCGCGCGATTGTGCAGAAAGAAACACCGAATTTGGTGATTTGTGGCAAGCAGGCGATTGATGATGATGCCAACCAAACAGGTCAAATGCTTGCGGCGCTTTTGGGTTGGCCGCAGGCAACCTTTGCGTCGAAGTTAGTTATCAATGGCGATGAAGCAGAAGTCACCCGCGAGGTTGATGGTGGCTTGATGACAATCGCTGTGAAATTACCAGCCGTGGTGACGACCGACCTGCGATTGAACGAGCCGCGCTATGCAAAGCTGCCTGATATTATGAAGGCGCGCAGCAAACCGCTTACTGTGATTCCCGCTGCTGAGCTTGGTGTGGATTTAGTGTCGCGCACGAAGACGCTGAAAGTAGAAGAACCTGCGAAGCGCAAAGGTGGCGTGAAGGTAAAGACGGTTGCAGAGTTGGTTGATAAACTGAAGAATGAAGCGAAGGTAGTGTAATGAGTATTCTCGTTGTTGCAGAACATGACGGTGCATTCATCACCCCCGCGACGCGTGCGACGATTGGTGCGGCTCAAAAAATCGGCGGCGATATTGATGTGCTGCTAGCGGGCCATAATATTGCTGCGGTGACAACTGCTGCAAAATCACTCGCAGGAGTTCGCAAAATTTTGGTAGAAGATGATGCGATTTATGCGCACCCGCTTGCTGAAAACTTGGCGCCATTTATTGCGGAATATGCTGCGGGATATTCGCACATATTAGCGGTGGCGACTTCGGTTGGAAAAGACGTCATGCCGCGCGTTGCTGCACTGCTTGATGTTCAGCAGATTTCTGAAATTACCAGCGTTGTAAGTGCTGATACGTTCATCAGGCCGATCTATGCGGGTAATGCTCTGGAGACGGTGCAATCGCTTGATAAGATAAAAGTGATAACAGTGCGGGGTACGAGCTTTGATAAGGTTGCGGAGACTGGCGGCAGTGCCGAAGTGGTGGATGTGCCAGCCATTGCCGTTGCTGCAAGCTCGCGCTTTGTGGGTATGGAAGGCGTGAAGAGTGATAGGCCAGAGTTGACCAGTGCGCGTGTTGTGGTATCGGGCGGGCGTGGTGTTGGCAGCAAAGAGAACTTTGCGATTATCGATAAGCTTGCCTTAAAGCTGAATGCGGCAGTTGGCGCGTCGCGCGCTGCGGTGGATGCAGGCTATGTGCCAAATGATTATCAGGTTGGACAGACGGGTAAAGTCGTGGCCCCCGAGCTTTATATTGCGGTGGGAATTTCAGGTGCGATTCAGCACCTTGCTGGTATGAAAGAAAGCAAAGTGATTGTGGCGATTAACAAAGACGAGAATGCGCCGATTTTCGAAATCGCTGATTATGGGCTGGTGGGTGATCTGTTCCAGATATTGCCAGAACTTGAAGCGGCGCTCTAGCGCCCACGCCACGCTGAGGGTGCAGGCCTCATCTGTGGGTCTAGGATTGAATCAGCAATCGTTGGCTCAGATTTGCCACGTTTTCTAACCGCTTCTCGAAGTGTGTCAACGTGAGATGGTGTTAATTCAATCGTCATGCTATTGCCACCAATTGTTTCGATTGATACGCCATGTTTTTCGAGTGCTGCAATCAACTTCATGCCTATTGGGGTAGGGAATTCAGCAGAAAAATGGCTAATCATATCTTCTTCTTTAGGTAGATGAAACATACCATGGTGTGAAGTGGTGCTGTCGAATTTATAGTCAGGATTTGGGTGTGCCTGCCACTGACCGCCTAGCTCATTAGCGAGGAATTTCGTTGTGGATTGGAACCATTTCATAGCGGCCTCTTAAAGTGATTGATGCTTGTTGCATTTAATAGAGTTCTGGCGAGTCAGCAATACCACTCAGTTTCGTGTAGTGATCGACCAAGTTTGGTCTGGGCTGCATTTTGTATAGAGCTGAAAGATCCGCATCGCCACTGATACTCAACGTAACTTTGTCGTCGGTGCGGCGTGGTGGAGGGTCGTTCACGTTTGCAGTAATGCCGTGACTTTCAGACAGGCAGGTGGAAACATCGTTAGCAACGCTTCTATGCAGGAGGTCGCTTTCGAAGATATTGCGCTCCGACCTGTAACTCCAGTTTCCGCCAATCACTTCATTTAGTTTTGACAAGGTTCCATGACTCATCGCCATCTCCTATTTGTTGTGATATTTGTACCAAAGCTTGCCAAAGCGTGTGTGAACCTTTTATGAAGATGCTATGAGTCAAACGCTGCGTATTGCCCTTGCCCAGCTTAATGTCACGGTCGGTGATATTGAGGGGAACGCGACGCGCATTATTCAAGCCGCGCGCGATGCCGATGCACAAGGTGCTGATTTACTGCTCACTCCTGAGATGGTGCTAACGGGCTATCCCCCTGAAGATCTTATTTTAATGCCTGCTTTTCGTGCGGCGTGCCGTGCGCAGGTGGAAGCCATAACGATGGCCACGAAGGATTTGCGCTGTGCGCTGATCTTGGGGACGCTCTGGGAAGAGCAGGGGCGTATTTATAATGCCAGTGTGTTGGTAGAGGCTGGGAAAACCACGCGTATCCGCTTGAAACATGATTTGCCGAATTATGGCGTGTTTGATGAAAAGCGCGTGTTTGCCGTAGGTGCGGAACCAACCGTGCTATCATGGCGTGGCCATAAACTTGGCGTGTTGATTTGTGAAGAAGTGTGGGACACAGAATTGCCCCTGCTGCTTGCTAAGCAAGGTGCTGAAATATTGCTAGTGCAGAATGCGTCGCCTTACCATATTGGCAAGGCATGGCAGCGTAGCCAAGTAGTGTCGGCTGCATCGCAGGCGACAGGGCTGCCAGTGGTGTATCTCAATCTTGTCGGCGGGCAGGACGA
This sequence is a window from Alphaproteobacteria bacterium. Protein-coding genes within it:
- a CDS encoding folate-binding protein YgfZ, with protein sequence MQLIDHSRALISIVGEDASSFLQGIITQDIANADHAPIFSAMLSPQGKWNYDFFIIKRDDGYWLDVRNDTAEALIKKLSLYKLRAKVTISKCEGWCLSYLTPQSQDSSHLTFADPRHAILPLRHWRNDGTANPAAISLDHLVIERLNHGIPEGGIDATEQETLLDVGYDLLNAVSFTKGCYVGQEVTARMHYKSIARKGFYHVQCAEPLPAEDKDILRDGKVIGELRSRHLNQGLMFARFDMVGDGGEALIGNLAVTLTLPTWLEPRYQMHLKNQEA
- a CDS encoding usg protein, with translation MAKNEREDFEKMVRDYRLTTAEILYHMPDHPKLLQSFVWQELDLAPKFPVLTKFIDFWNRELDGKIHSVTVAHTELIKPSQFQFIRGLSTIH
- a CDS encoding lytic transglycosylase domain-containing protein, producing the protein MRRIFLITAMVFASSAQLAVADALIDGAKQCTQYFPTEEQNRAIPVHLLAAISTTETGRYHEGLGMAVPWPWTINVEGKGYYYSSKAEAISATQKFLAQGKRSIDVGCMQVNLKHHPKAFRNLNEAFDPATNVGYAARFLSENFAEMGNWIKAAASYHSRTTSRGNAYLGRVEKNWTSIVNKVRAARGEQQVASAAPAMKAQAAMPSVITHRAGNRINSTHGVRMIEVSQEPTVARAQRSDVLVIRTAQAEQTRYQGPAEATITRSVSQSSIDRPAAQSNVSARQPNFVFAN
- a CDS encoding zinc-finger domain-containing protein, with the translated sequence MTQTFETIQAISREVACDGGGGALGHPKVYLHIDQDKGDKVVCPYCSRTYIYREGKAA
- a CDS encoding twin transmembrane helix small protein — its product is MSGTLPIILIGFMIATAIVLVIGIFLMAQGGEANRKYGNKMMVMRVVLQACALATFAALLVSKA
- a CDS encoding electron transfer flavoprotein subunit beta/FixA family protein, with the protein product MRILVPVKRVVDYNVKIRVKPDQSGVELANVKMSMNPFDEIAMEEAIRLKEKGIATEVIAVSMGAKTSEETLRTALALGADKAILVQTEGAIEPLVAAKLLRAIVQKETPNLVICGKQAIDDDANQTGQMLAALLGWPQATFASKLVINGDEAEVTREVDGGLMTIAVKLPAVVTTDLRLNEPRYAKLPDIMKARSKPLTVIPAAELGVDLVSRTKTLKVEEPAKRKGGVKVKTVAELVDKLKNEAKVV
- a CDS encoding FAD-binding protein, whose translation is MSILVVAEHDGAFITPATRATIGAAQKIGGDIDVLLAGHNIAAVTTAAKSLAGVRKILVEDDAIYAHPLAENLAPFIAEYAAGYSHILAVATSVGKDVMPRVAALLDVQQISEITSVVSADTFIRPIYAGNALETVQSLDKIKVITVRGTSFDKVAETGGSAEVVDVPAIAVAASSRFVGMEGVKSDRPELTSARVVVSGGRGVGSKENFAIIDKLALKLNAAVGASRAAVDAGYVPNDYQVGQTGKVVAPELYIAVGISGAIQHLAGMKESKVIVAINKDENAPIFEIADYGLVGDLFQILPELEAAL